In Pedobacter sp. SL55, the following proteins share a genomic window:
- a CDS encoding glycerophosphodiester phosphodiesterase family protein: MNKRFFVAILAIMITGTALAQKQIKSWNKNLVIAHRGAWKTQNLPENSIASLKEAIKIGCFGSEFDVQFTKDNIAVVNHNGDFLGKDIASSTLPGVSRLQKTKQRRKHTNIGSISESWHEAEENKVDIGNKASKNTRKGRGFNQCGNCHS; the protein is encoded by the coding sequence ATGAACAAAAGATTTTTTGTAGCTATTTTAGCTATCATGATTACAGGAACTGCATTAGCGCAAAAACAAATTAAATCTTGGAATAAAAACTTGGTAATTGCCCATCGTGGTGCCTGGAAAACACAAAATCTTCCCGAAAATTCTATAGCTTCGTTAAAAGAGGCCATAAAGATTGGCTGTTTTGGCAGCGAGTTCGATGTACAGTTTACGAAAGACAATATTGCGGTAGTAAATCACAATGGCGATTTTTTAGGTAAAGATATTGCCTCTAGTACTTTACCAGGAGTTAGTAGATTACAAAAAACTAAGCAACGGCGAAAGCATACCAACATTGGTAGCATATCTGAAAGCTGGCATGAAGCAGAAGAAAACAAAGTTGATATTGGAAATAAAGCCTCAAAAAACACAAGAAAGGGAAGAGGCTTTAACCAATGCGGTAATTGCCACAGTTAA
- a CDS encoding glycerophosphodiester phosphodiesterase family protein: MKQKKTKLILEIKPQKTQEREEALTNAVIATVNELKAAPWIEYITFSHFIGKHLIANVPGAKVSYLNGEIEPAKLKEQGFYGLDYSQGVLKKNPDWIKQAKDLGVIINVWTVNAAKDMDWFLEQKADYITTNEPELLFTKIKK, encoded by the coding sequence ATGAAGCAGAAGAAAACAAAGTTGATATTGGAAATAAAGCCTCAAAAAACACAAGAAAGGGAAGAGGCTTTAACCAATGCGGTAATTGCCACAGTTAACGAATTAAAAGCGGCACCTTGGATAGAGTACATCACTTTTAGCCATTTTATTGGTAAACACTTAATTGCCAATGTGCCTGGAGCCAAAGTTTCTTATTTAAATGGAGAAATAGAACCAGCAAAGCTGAAAGAACAAGGTTTTTATGGTTTAGATTACAGCCAAGGTGTATTGAAGAAAAATCCTGATTGGATAAAGCAAGCTAAAGATTTAGGTGTAATTATTAATGTTTGGACGGTAAATGCTGCAAAAGACATGGATTGGTTTTTGGAACAAAAGGCCGATTATATTACCACCAACGAACCAGAACTGCTATTTACTAAAATAAAGAAGTAA
- a CDS encoding alpha/beta fold hydrolase, producing the protein MSTLKLKDGTEIYYKDWGKGQPVFFHHGWPLSSDDWDAQMLFFLEQGYRVIAHDRRGHGRSEQTPYGHDMDTYAADVAEIVEALGLTDVIHVGHSTGGGEVIRYVAKHGQGKVAKAVLVSAVTPIMVKTENNPDGVPMSVFDDIRNNTANHRQQFYIDLTFPFYGYNREGAKVSEGIQRNWWRQGMNGSIKAHYDCIKAFSETDFTEDLKSVDVPVLVMHGEDDQIVPFETTGKIAATLLKNGKLISYPGFPHGMPTTEADTINKDLLAFFKA; encoded by the coding sequence ATGAGCACACTAAAATTAAAAGACGGAACAGAAATTTATTACAAAGATTGGGGAAAAGGTCAACCTGTATTCTTTCATCACGGATGGCCGCTTTCTAGCGACGATTGGGATGCGCAAATGCTATTCTTTTTGGAGCAGGGCTATCGGGTTATTGCCCACGACAGAAGAGGCCACGGTAGATCTGAACAAACACCTTATGGACACGATATGGATACTTACGCTGCCGATGTAGCGGAAATTGTTGAGGCATTAGGCCTTACAGATGTAATTCATGTAGGGCACTCTACTGGAGGTGGCGAAGTAATAAGATACGTAGCAAAACACGGGCAAGGAAAAGTGGCAAAAGCTGTTTTGGTAAGTGCGGTAACGCCAATTATGGTTAAAACCGAAAACAATCCGGATGGTGTACCTATGTCTGTTTTTGATGATATCAGAAACAATACAGCCAACCATAGGCAACAGTTCTATATCGATCTTACTTTTCCATTTTATGGTTACAATAGAGAGGGTGCTAAAGTATCTGAAGGTATTCAAAGAAACTGGTGGAGACAAGGAATGAATGGTTCTATCAAAGCTCATTACGACTGCATCAAGGCCTTTTCGGAGACCGATTTTACTGAAGACCTTAAATCTGTTGATGTTCCGGTTTTGGTAATGCATGGCGAAGACGATCAGATTGTACCTTTTGAAACTACAGGGAAAATAGCGGCCACTTTGTTAAAAAATGGAAAGCTAATTTCTTATCCTGGTTTTCCGCATGGTATGCCTACAACCGAAGCAGATACGATAAATAAAGATTTGTTAGCTTTTTTTAAAGCCTAA
- a CDS encoding DUF3575 domain-containing protein: MKKLVLFCGLISLFANQTYAQQADSTKQSKNVIKINLLSLPFNNLHLQYERQIGKKTSVALGVRYMPEGNIPLKSTVLDLIDDADAEKHLTNLKTGNFAVTPEIRFYLGKAALKGFYIAPFARYSRYTASLPFDFTVDDGMGNEYSEVIPLEGNLTTITGGLQIGSQFRLGKMVTLDWWILGPQYGSSKGNIAGRKTLDAREQQELRDQLADITDLPLVKVTTKVDGNGADVDIKGPWAGVRAGLALGIRF, encoded by the coding sequence ATGAAAAAACTAGTACTATTTTGTGGTTTGATTTCGCTATTTGCTAATCAAACCTATGCCCAGCAAGCAGACTCTACCAAGCAGAGTAAAAACGTAATCAAAATCAATTTATTAAGCTTGCCATTCAATAATTTACACCTTCAGTACGAAAGGCAAATTGGTAAAAAAACCTCTGTTGCTTTAGGAGTAAGGTATATGCCAGAAGGAAATATACCACTAAAATCTACAGTATTAGATTTGATAGACGATGCTGATGCTGAAAAACATTTGACCAATCTTAAAACAGGGAATTTTGCCGTTACGCCAGAAATTCGCTTTTATCTTGGAAAGGCTGCTTTGAAAGGGTTTTACATTGCGCCATTTGCTAGGTACTCTCGTTACACAGCTTCGCTACCTTTCGATTTTACAGTAGACGATGGCATGGGGAACGAATACAGCGAAGTTATACCGTTAGAAGGTAATTTAACTACCATTACAGGTGGTTTGCAAATTGGTTCGCAGTTTAGGCTGGGTAAAATGGTTACGTTAGATTGGTGGATACTTGGCCCACAGTATGGCAGTTCTAAAGGAAATATAGCGGGCCGTAAAACCCTAGACGCGAGAGAACAGCAAGAGTTGAGAGATCAGCTGGCTGATATTACCGATCTGCCGCTAGTTAAAGTTACTACAAAAGTGGATGGAAATGGAGCAGATGTAGATATTAAAGGCCCTTGGGCAGGCGTAAGAGCAGGCTTAGCGTTAGGTATTAGGTTTTAA
- a CDS encoding cold-shock protein, producing the protein MQEGTVKFFNVTKGFGFIVPANGDAEIFVHSTGLIDEIRENDKVQYEVENGRKGLNAVNVKVI; encoded by the coding sequence ATGCAAGAAGGAACAGTAAAATTTTTCAATGTAACTAAAGGTTTTGGATTTATCGTGCCAGCAAATGGCGACGCTGAAATCTTTGTACATTCAACAGGCCTTATCGACGAAATTCGTGAAAACGACAAAGTTCAGTACGAAGTTGAAAACGGTAGAAAAGGCTTAAACGCCGTTAATGTGAAAGTAATCTAA
- a CDS encoding phosphodiester glycosidase family protein: protein MKFLIRIFLLTLVSGNIYAQNADSLVFTKAKWSKSSVAKKTKVYTYQFSDSSLFNANQYISFVEVKKHKKAPGFFIGYDKKELITTSAFAKKHKAIAAVNGTFFDIKNGGSVDFVKVNDTIINQNRQEKNNKRALHQQAAVVINDYLLAIKKWDGTDKWENNLSDKNIMLSGPLLLLDNQKEKLDSVTFNKLRHPRTAIGVKPNGSVLLLTVDGRQGNSAGMSLFELAKIMQWLGCTSAINLDGGGSTTLWAKDYGDNGVVNHPSDNKKWDHEGERKVANVIFIKGKP from the coding sequence ATGAAATTTCTTATACGAATATTCTTACTTACCCTTGTTTCTGGCAATATTTATGCTCAAAATGCAGACTCTTTAGTTTTTACCAAAGCAAAATGGAGCAAAAGCTCCGTAGCTAAAAAAACAAAAGTTTACACCTATCAGTTTAGCGACAGTAGCTTATTTAATGCTAACCAGTACATCAGCTTTGTAGAAGTAAAAAAGCATAAAAAAGCGCCTGGGTTTTTTATAGGCTATGATAAGAAAGAACTGATCACAACATCGGCATTTGCCAAAAAACATAAAGCTATTGCAGCGGTAAACGGCACTTTTTTCGATATTAAAAACGGAGGCTCGGTAGACTTTGTTAAGGTTAACGATACAATCATCAACCAAAACAGACAAGAAAAAAACAACAAGAGAGCCCTGCACCAACAAGCGGCTGTGGTAATAAACGATTATCTACTGGCTATTAAAAAATGGGACGGCACCGATAAGTGGGAAAATAACTTGAGCGATAAAAATATCATGTTAAGTGGACCCTTGTTGCTTTTGGATAACCAAAAGGAGAAACTAGACTCGGTTACTTTCAACAAATTGCGCCACCCACGTACGGCTATTGGCGTTAAACCCAACGGTAGCGTGTTGTTATTAACCGTAGATGGCCGACAAGGAAACTCTGCTGGAATGAGCCTTTTTGAGCTTGCAAAAATCATGCAATGGCTGGGCTGCACCAGCGCTATTAACCTAGATGGTGGCGGCTCTACCACACTTTGGGCGAAAGATTATGGAGACAATGGCGTGGTCAATCATCCATCTGATAACAAAAAATGGGACCATGAAGGCGAAAGAAAGGTGGCCAACGTTATTTTTATCAAAGGCAAACCCTAA
- a CDS encoding aspartyl protease family protein, with translation MNSRKPSIHFKIYHILFICCVLAAPGLAFAQDFKFANGRKAQTMGFDLKKSLIIIPIYINDKGPFDFILDTGVNPMIITDTTLKESLKVPYPRAIKISGYGNFNGIDAFLGATSVKIGDSEAENIPTVFLKDDILPISGFVGKKIYGLIGYNFFNSFVVKVDYTNRMLRFASHPKKIKLKGEKIPLELIENKPYVKLKVEQEGLATQTLKALVDCGASHAISLEALNGKPFPKPAFTMEANLGNGLTGSIKGRIGRVASLSLGKFVFRDIISSYPEYNIDSLKNKDRNANLGAEILSRFNTIYDYQNRYMYIKKNEKFNRPFEHDMSGIELYAESGPPSKTFINKIEPQSPADLVGLMVGDEIISINFKKVDDYSLDDIGAIFKAKSGYSVIVEVWRDKAFIIKLLKLKKRI, from the coding sequence ATGAACAGCCGCAAACCAAGCATTCATTTCAAAATATACCATATCTTATTTATCTGCTGTGTACTAGCTGCACCAGGTTTGGCATTTGCGCAAGACTTTAAATTTGCTAATGGTAGAAAAGCACAAACCATGGGCTTTGATCTAAAGAAAAGCCTCATCATTATACCAATATACATTAACGACAAAGGCCCTTTTGATTTTATTTTGGATACCGGCGTTAACCCAATGATCATTACCGATACAACTTTAAAAGAAAGCTTAAAAGTACCATATCCGCGTGCCATTAAAATTAGTGGTTATGGTAATTTTAATGGTATTGATGCTTTTTTAGGTGCTACCAGTGTAAAAATTGGCGATTCCGAAGCAGAAAATATACCCACTGTATTTTTAAAGGACGATATACTGCCAATTTCGGGCTTTGTTGGCAAAAAAATTTACGGCTTAATTGGCTACAATTTCTTCAACAGCTTTGTGGTAAAGGTAGATTATACCAACAGGATGTTAAGGTTTGCTTCGCACCCTAAAAAAATTAAACTAAAAGGAGAGAAAATACCTTTAGAGCTTATAGAAAACAAGCCTTATGTTAAGCTTAAGGTTGAGCAGGAAGGCTTGGCAACCCAAACCTTAAAGGCATTGGTAGATTGCGGTGCAAGCCACGCTATCTCTCTTGAAGCCTTAAACGGCAAACCTTTTCCGAAGCCAGCGTTTACAATGGAAGCCAATTTAGGCAACGGATTAACTGGAAGCATAAAAGGCAGGATTGGCAGAGTTGCTTCGCTAAGTTTGGGCAAATTTGTTTTCAGAGATATAATTTCGAGTTACCCAGAGTACAACATAGATTCGTTAAAAAATAAAGACCGTAATGCCAATTTGGGAGCCGAAATTTTAAGCCGATTTAATACCATATACGATTATCAAAATCGATACATGTACATTAAGAAAAACGAAAAGTTTAATAGGCCTTTTGAGCACGACATGTCTGGAATTGAGCTTTATGCAGAAAGTGGCCCGCCGTCTAAAACGTTTATCAATAAAATTGAGCCGCAATCGCCTGCAGACTTAGTTGGATTAATGGTGGGAGATGAAATTATCTCTATCAACTTCAAGAAAGTAGATGACTATTCTTTAGACGATATTGGCGCCATATTTAAAGCCAAAAGTGGCTACAGCGTAATTGTTGAGGTTTGGCGAGACAAAGCCTTTATCATTAAATTATTAAAACTTAAAAAACGAATATAA
- a CDS encoding D-alanyl-D-alanine carboxypeptidase: MNKLKTKIIVLGAMCLVSAFYACKPNQIIAKKVAKEFKNSAMLNKYQVGFALYDMAGSEMIFQKDADKYFTPASNTKLFTFYAGLKITPDSIPSLRYIEKGDSLIFWGTKRPIVVTHRIKGNKSCRAVKKQ, translated from the coding sequence ATGAATAAACTTAAAACGAAAATTATTGTATTAGGCGCTATGTGTTTGGTTTCGGCATTTTACGCTTGCAAACCCAACCAAATCATCGCTAAAAAAGTAGCTAAAGAATTTAAAAATTCGGCAATGCTGAACAAATACCAAGTTGGCTTTGCTTTGTACGATATGGCGGGCAGCGAAATGATTTTTCAAAAAGATGCCGATAAATATTTTACGCCAGCATCTAACACTAAATTATTCACGTTTTATGCAGGTTTAAAAATTACACCAGATTCTATCCCTTCGTTACGTTATATAGAAAAAGGGGATTCGCTAATTTTTTGGGGTACTAAGCGACCCATCGTTGTTACACACCGTATTAAAGGGAACAAAAGCTGTAGAGCTGTTAAAAAACAGTGA
- a CDS encoding D-alanyl-D-alanine carboxypeptidase — protein MLHTVLKGTKAVELLKNSDKKLFFAHGRYKGDFFGNGWSWDDYNDYYQPEITELPLFDNVVLVTAKQAGEMTITPKAFNSCFSLDSTSKATKFSVQREFLTNKFHYPPVKTTANYEQQIPFKTSTGTTLTLLTDTLKKEVQLINYELPKEAKTIYSTKSDDVFRQLMLPSDNFVAEQLLLTYADKLGLELSTPKVIAAIKEKYLAELPDQPKWVDGSGLSRGNLFTPRSLIKLLDLIYKEVNNRDRLFSMLPKQEGNREL, from the coding sequence TTGTTACACACCGTATTAAAGGGAACAAAAGCTGTAGAGCTGTTAAAAAACAGTGATAAGAAGTTGTTTTTTGCGCATGGCAGATACAAAGGAGATTTCTTTGGAAATGGCTGGAGCTGGGATGACTATAATGATTATTATCAGCCAGAAATTACAGAATTGCCCTTGTTTGATAATGTAGTACTGGTAACGGCCAAGCAGGCTGGCGAAATGACCATTACGCCAAAGGCTTTTAATTCTTGCTTTAGTTTAGATAGCACGAGTAAAGCAACGAAATTTAGTGTACAGCGAGAGTTTTTGACTAACAAATTTCATTATCCACCGGTAAAAACTACCGCCAATTACGAGCAGCAAATTCCTTTTAAAACATCAACGGGTACTACACTTACACTTTTAACAGATACGCTAAAGAAGGAAGTTCAGCTGATTAACTACGAGCTGCCTAAAGAGGCAAAAACCATTTACAGCACTAAGAGCGATGATGTTTTTAGGCAATTGATGCTGCCTTCCGACAACTTTGTTGCCGAGCAGTTGCTGCTTACCTACGCAGATAAATTGGGTTTAGAACTAAGTACGCCAAAGGTAATTGCCGCAATTAAAGAGAAGTATTTGGCCGAGCTTCCAGACCAGCCAAAATGGGTAGATGGCTCTGGACTTTCGAGAGGGAATTTGTTTACGCCACGCTCGTTAATTAAGTTGTTAGATTTAATTTATAAAGAAGTGAATAACCGAGATCGCTTGTTCAGCATGTTACCCAAGCAGGAGGGAAATCGGGAACTTTGA
- a CDS encoding D-alanyl-D-alanine carboxypeptidase, which translates to MRNAYPKTDTPFVYGKTGTLSGVHNQSGYVLTKKGKLLLYSFMNNNYVQSTAEVRKEMVRVVTYLHDNF; encoded by the coding sequence TTGAGAAACGCTTATCCAAAAACAGATACCCCTTTTGTTTATGGAAAAACAGGCACATTATCTGGCGTTCATAACCAAAGCGGCTATGTACTTACCAAAAAAGGAAAGTTGTTACTTTATTCGTTTATGAACAACAACTACGTTCAATCTACAGCAGAGGTAAGAAAAGAAATGGTTAGGGTAGTAACCTACCTTCATGATAATTTTTAG
- a CDS encoding glycosyl hydrolase family 18 protein, with product MKKLLPYLLSLSLFVAACKKNNPEPTPEPITPPTTNIPTPPARTPWVAGTFKIVAYMPGYRDPATIDDSKYKMITHLLFAFLNVNPTGDGSVNPLTATENARFNTVKAKALANNVKFGISVMGAEAVFATIAASPTARTNFVNNVVNFAKVNGLDGVDIDWEYPRTVGGNPNPDFTALMAQLSVALHNENKFLSAAITPAVYASTNKDAISADVYQYVDFFNIMQYDGGVNYDTTDPLNHATYKMSVNSLNTWIDTKKMPKEKAVVGIPLYGKPASGSAKGYRDIEASGANVYLNVATIGSVDYGYNGIELIWKKAQLAKERANGIMFWEFSFDSNSSKSLIRAANDQLGRNYN from the coding sequence ATGAAGAAATTATTACCCTATCTCCTAAGCCTATCTCTTTTTGTTGCTGCCTGTAAAAAAAATAATCCAGAGCCCACACCAGAACCAATAACGCCACCAACAACAAATATTCCAACGCCACCTGCTAGAACGCCGTGGGTGGCCGGTACGTTCAAAATAGTGGCATACATGCCTGGCTATAGAGATCCGGCAACGATAGATGACAGCAAATACAAAATGATTACCCATTTGTTGTTTGCGTTTTTAAATGTAAATCCAACTGGCGATGGGTCTGTAAATCCTTTAACAGCTACTGAAAATGCCAGGTTTAATACGGTAAAAGCTAAGGCCTTGGCTAATAACGTAAAATTTGGGATTTCGGTAATGGGTGCAGAAGCAGTATTTGCAACTATAGCGGCATCGCCAACAGCAAGAACTAATTTCGTTAACAATGTGGTAAATTTCGCAAAAGTAAATGGTTTAGATGGGGTTGATATTGATTGGGAATACCCGAGAACGGTTGGCGGAAATCCCAATCCCGATTTTACGGCATTGATGGCACAATTATCTGTAGCTTTACACAACGAGAACAAGTTTTTGAGTGCCGCTATAACGCCAGCTGTTTACGCTTCTACAAATAAAGACGCTATTTCGGCGGATGTTTATCAATATGTAGATTTCTTTAACATTATGCAGTATGATGGCGGCGTAAATTACGACACCACTGATCCGTTAAACCATGCAACGTATAAAATGAGCGTTAATAGCCTAAATACTTGGATAGACACCAAAAAGATGCCTAAAGAAAAAGCCGTTGTTGGTATTCCGTTATATGGCAAACCCGCGAGTGGAAGTGCAAAGGGATATCGTGACATTGAAGCCAGCGGAGCTAACGTATATTTGAATGTTGCCACGATTGGTTCGGTAGATTATGGTTACAACGGAATTGAATTGATATGGAAAAAAGCACAACTGGCTAAAGAGAGGGCTAATGGAATTATGTTCTGGGAGTTTTCATTTGATTCGAATTCATCGAAATCTTTAATCAGAGCAGCAAACGACCAATTAGGAAGAAACTATAATTAA
- a CDS encoding aminotransferase class I/II-fold pyridoxal phosphate-dependent enzyme, translating to MQQKFNFLTSPLANKIVAKGDEYLYFGGTAYLGIPQNSNFIKLYTEGIALYGLNNGTSRGNNVQLGVYNEAETFAANRFGAEAALITSSGYLAAKLTVRLHTQRGEIRYAPNTHPALWLNGNPENYLDFAQWSKEIVTEINGSKSKDWVLLSNSMNNLYPEIYDFSFINNFSTDKNITLIIDDSHGIGLLNGGNSVLQSLPKSTNVEVIVVASMAKALGLDAGVVLGSTKSISELKQSDEFYGASPPAAAGLYAFIQAQDIYRDSYKKLQENVKIFKQQLANKNEWYFVDDFPVFLCKQPAIEQRLLEQKILISSFPYPDRNGKNLNRIVLSSWHSETDILQLVTAL from the coding sequence ATGCAACAAAAATTTAATTTTCTTACATCGCCCTTGGCTAATAAAATTGTAGCCAAGGGCGATGAATACCTTTATTTTGGAGGAACGGCTTATTTGGGTATTCCCCAAAACAGCAACTTTATTAAGTTGTATACCGAAGGAATAGCGCTTTATGGCTTAAACAATGGCACAAGTCGTGGTAACAACGTGCAGCTTGGCGTTTATAACGAAGCCGAAACCTTTGCGGCCAACCGTTTTGGTGCCGAAGCCGCTTTGATAACTTCTAGTGGCTATTTGGCAGCTAAATTAACGGTGCGGCTACATACGCAACGTGGCGAAATCCGTTATGCACCAAATACGCATCCTGCTTTGTGGCTAAATGGTAATCCAGAAAATTACTTAGATTTTGCGCAATGGAGTAAAGAAATTGTAACGGAAATTAATGGCAGTAAAAGCAAAGATTGGGTGTTGTTGAGCAATTCGATGAACAATCTTTATCCAGAGATATACGATTTCAGTTTCATCAATAATTTTAGTACGGATAAAAACATCACTTTAATTATCGACGATTCTCATGGAATTGGCTTGCTTAACGGAGGTAATTCGGTGTTGCAGAGCTTACCGAAAAGCACAAACGTTGAGGTTATAGTGGTAGCGTCGATGGCCAAAGCATTGGGGCTAGATGCTGGAGTGGTTTTAGGCTCCACCAAATCAATCTCAGAATTAAAGCAAAGCGATGAGTTTTATGGAGCTTCTCCGCCTGCCGCCGCGGGTTTATACGCCTTCATTCAGGCGCAAGATATTTATCGTGATAGCTACAAAAAGCTTCAAGAAAACGTAAAAATATTTAAACAACAGCTGGCCAATAAAAATGAATGGTATTTTGTTGATGACTTTCCTGTATTTTTGTGCAAGCAGCCAGCTATTGAGCAGCGGTTATTGGAGCAAAAAATTCTGATTTCTTCTTTCCCTTATCCAGATAGAAACGGAAAGAATTTAAACCGAATTGTACTTTCTAGTTGGCATAGCGAAACAGATATTTTGCAGCTGGTTACAGCATTATAG
- a CDS encoding SixA phosphatase family protein — protein MKKLLLLFVLALSLQQVLYAQKTLKVWVVRHAEKDALDPQDKDPDLSADGAKRAEALMKRLKGQKIDSIFVTDYKRTKLTGFPLADRIGISLKTYEPSKASELSANLKANAGGKKILIVGHSNTVLELIEAFGGKRPVAKLSDDDYDYIFELTIKGDKVDVKTDHYGEESRSKPGAEQKEMKM, from the coding sequence ATGAAGAAATTACTTTTGTTATTTGTGTTGGCTCTTAGTTTACAGCAGGTTTTGTATGCTCAAAAAACGCTAAAAGTTTGGGTGGTAAGACACGCTGAAAAAGATGCTTTAGACCCTCAAGATAAAGATCCGGATTTATCGGCAGACGGGGCAAAAAGAGCTGAAGCTTTAATGAAAAGGCTAAAAGGGCAGAAGATAGATTCAATTTTTGTTACAGACTACAAAAGAACAAAGCTTACAGGTTTTCCGTTGGCCGATAGGATTGGCATTTCGTTGAAAACCTATGAGCCAAGCAAGGCTTCAGAGCTTTCGGCCAACCTAAAAGCAAATGCCGGAGGTAAGAAAATACTGATTGTTGGACACTCTAACACTGTTTTAGAATTGATAGAAGCTTTTGGAGGCAAAAGACCTGTAGCTAAGCTCTCTGATGATGATTATGACTATATTTTTGAGCTTACTATAAAGGGCGATAAAGTGGATGTAAAAACGGATCATTATGGCGAAGAAAGCCGTAGTAAGCCGGGAGCAGAGCAGAAAGAAATGAAAATGTAG
- a CDS encoding M15 family metallopeptidase: MKRLLLFLLLLTTCVTACAQKNAQSKYGLKIVDDFEVYKADVAQNPNLELVDIKKAIPSVVLDIRYATKNNFMKQVMYKQARAFARKPVVEKLKLIQAELKKKGYGLKIYDGYRPYAVTVSFYEKASDKNFVANPAKGSKHNRGCAVDLSIIDLKTGKDVPMPTPYDSFEAAAAAHYTNLPPQIIKNRDLLINTMQANGFKVIYNEWWHFDFIGWQDYPLMDIPFEKL, encoded by the coding sequence ATGAAAAGGCTTTTGTTATTTTTATTACTGCTTACAACCTGTGTAACTGCATGCGCTCAAAAAAATGCACAAAGCAAGTATGGTTTAAAGATTGTCGACGACTTTGAGGTTTACAAGGCAGATGTAGCCCAAAATCCAAATTTGGAACTGGTTGATATCAAAAAAGCCATCCCATCTGTTGTGCTTGATATCCGCTATGCAACAAAAAACAACTTCATGAAGCAGGTAATGTACAAGCAGGCCCGTGCTTTTGCCCGCAAACCAGTGGTAGAAAAGCTAAAGTTGATACAAGCAGAGCTGAAGAAAAAGGGCTACGGTCTTAAAATTTATGATGGATACAGGCCTTACGCGGTAACCGTTTCTTTCTATGAAAAAGCTAGTGATAAAAACTTTGTCGCTAATCCGGCGAAAGGATCTAAACACAATCGCGGTTGTGCGGTTGATTTAAGTATCATCGATTTAAAAACGGGTAAAGATGTGCCCATGCCCACCCCTTATGATAGTTTTGAAGCTGCTGCAGCGGCACATTACACCAACCTTCCGCCTCAAATCATCAAAAATCGAGATTTATTGATCAACACCATGCAAGCAAATGGTTTTAAAGTGATCTATAACGAGTGGTGGCACTTTGATTTTATAGGCTGGCAAGATTATCCTTTAATGGATATTCCATTTGAAAAACTGTAA